Genomic segment of Prinia subflava isolate CZ2003 ecotype Zambia chromosome 4, Cam_Psub_1.2, whole genome shotgun sequence:
acaagctgctgccatagcgcgAAACCTTCGAGCGGCTGGTCCAGAACCTCAGGAGCTTGATCTtttaggttctgtgccaggaaactattgtcttgtttttgggcgctttgcagtgaattctagtctattaatcatagatgagcagcaattgaaaggccacgctacgtggctgtcccctcattcacttttgtattacaattactctgagtattgtaatagttgggtcagatctgtcacgcaattgacaacagctgctaagagattgccaccaggaatctttttaGTTTGCGGAGATAGAGCGTGGTCCACAGTACCTCAGAACAGTGTcggaggaccgtgttattttggcaaactaactctgttcgcacctagcattcaccaggttctaggcttgccaAGGAAGGCTCAACGAGTCAAGCGCAGTATGTCTCAGCTAGGTCCCAACTGCAAAGATCACGTTACCCTATGGCAGCCTCcagccgtgatctcagcatccatttttgccccaggagttgcttcagcacaagccctcacacaactgaaacatttagcctgctggacaggaaaacagattaacataacgacgaagttgttgagtgagcttgctgaagatgttagtggcattcgccattcagtgctccagaaccgagccgcgattgacttccttcttttggctcaggggcatggatgcgaagagtttgaaggcatgtgctgcatgaatttatcagaccactcacggtcgatacatcaacagttagcgcagttgagggacaacatgaaacatctTGTAGTTGAGAACACTCCGTTTGACACttggctgaagtcttggaatctcactgggtggattgtggatttaattcgttttggtataatgatctttattgctgtcatagtagttttgacaatagtgccttgcttgatacaatgcatgcgcaaattagctgaccgtgccttaacgtcagtttggatagcccaaaaagaaaaagggggaactgtggccgagtttctcaggtatcgtgggcatgatatgctcacagataccatttgagctattccagactaggccaaactaggcctcaggcctgggcctagtaggccgcggaacgttccgagtacgtagtagcagataaccttatctcctgctacgtatgtgttaaggtatggccactcgcagcatggaggtaatggcactagatctccgtagccaccttaatcctagattgcttacatacttctgtatgctcactgcctatcacaatgcacctgctactgtaaactatctgctctgtacttaaccggccatctcgcggaataaagcggagttcgtgctggaaaccatactggtttggtctcacgttactctagtccccagtctttccagggttcaacaaCATAAAGTTTACACTCTCTAGAGCATACAGGAGTTGCTATATTCAGTAATGAAGTATAATTCAATATTTGCAGTGCTTTGCTTCGtcttttctgcagagaaagtTTAAAGCACAACATGATGctagttttatatttttgatGATCTTGAAAGTTTTATACGAACTCAGTTCAGAGAACAGAGATtattaaacaagaaaatatcTTCAGCATGAAACATCTTGCAATCATATAATCTTTTACATCTTTTATAtatgagaaaaatgttttaaaacatgctATGCCTCTCACATAGCTTTTTGATGGTTTTGTCAGTctgcttgttttcctgcagtgagATCCCTTGCACTCATTTTCACCATCCTTTCAGCACACCTTCTTTCGTTTTACTATCTGAAATGTCTGGCTTTGTGCTGTTACTAAACACACAGTCCTGAAGGGCTGCTGCACTGCCTACTTACACACTGCAGCAGCGTTGAACTCCATCAGGATATTCTTTCAAGTGCTTTGAAATACCTTGAAATAGAGAAGGTATTATAGAAAAGCAAactcttttctattttatccATGTAAACAGAAATCTATAGTGTCTTCTGTTGTGAACTAACAAAGGCTGCTGCATGACAGATGAAATGTAATTCAGGAGACCCACCATGAGAGTAATCCTTTCAAATGCATCCAGGATTGTTCAGatgatgaagaaaaaatgtgGCCATGAGTATTcatacagtttattttaaataaagttaGGATGAGTAAAATATTAAACTAGATGAGATTGTACGGGGCCTTGAAAGACATTTTTGTACTTAACACCAAACAATTCTGTAAGCATTACCCCAGTCTGTGACCAAGTGTGAAAAAATACTGCTAGGACAAATTAGGAgtgaaaatattacaaaaagacatcatcaaactgaaaaaaaaaaagattttttaaatgacaattaacatttttaaattaaaaaaaataaaagagttttCCTAAGAGGACCCTACATTTTGTTCAGGTAGCCTAATAAAAGATGTTACTTTTTGCAATTACTTTTCCTCTTTATATAACTGGATTAGCAAGGCCATACTAAGTGTATTTCTGGTGAATTACCCAGCACCCCAAGAGACTTTTCAGTTTATTGTTTCATGCTTCAAATTGTACCTATCTAGCAAATGTATTTGCAATTTGCTGGCTATTTTCCATTTTAGCTTGCAATACACAGAGGCTGTGAATTATAACGAACAGTTCAAAACTACAAGCATTTCTCACATACACAACTGAGAAAAAGGTATTCCATTTATGGTAGCAATCCTTTTCTTAGTGTTAAAGCATGTTATGAGTTTTAGAATtagccccaggagctgggaaatgtTCCTCACTGGCAAAGCACTCTGACTATAGTGGCTTGAAGGACGGGTTGGTtcataaaaaaaggaaagattagCTCTGCTATGTGTATTTAGCATTTACGTGCCACAAAACAACATCAGAATGACAGAGGAGATCTTTAAACATGACACAGTAATAAGAATCTTCTGGTGCATGGTTGTAAGACAAAGATATGGTCTCTTTCTCCGCAGACGTTGCCAGTCCTGGACAGATGGggcatggcaggggctgggggaaggcaTCGCTGGAagagctgtgtgctgtccctTGCTGTGGACAGTCTGTGGCCATAAGTCTGCAGCACAGCATTGGCAGGAAAATCCTGCTGGGGATGAAGTCCTGACATCACTGACCCTGGCAAACATCCCACAGACAAGATTTTTCCCAAGTTTTTAATACTTTAACATACTGTACAAACCAGACACAGGATAAACCCATTTTAGCTTACAAaaggttttgggattttttaccTGACTTAGAAAAAAAAGCTATTGCACATAACCCAGACATCAAGGAGggatataattatttttaaaagtggaaTGTATCTTtatacagaagagaaaaatgaaagcaatattCTCTGAGAGATTGCTTAGTGTCATCACTATGCTGTCACTGAAAGCCCTGTTAGTACTGGAGCTTAATTTAGAGTTTTactgaaatttcaaaattatcaaAAAATGACGTATCTTTTTCCTATTccaaatttaatgaaaaaatatgttaCCCTTTGTTGCAGAGAATCATGAAATCTAAAGCTACCTTTCTTAATGCTATGTAATGCTTATTCTATGAAAAGTTTTAATTAGTCTCCAAAAAGTTGGCACCATTCCATTTTAAAGATATAAATTGATTCTTTACTTCAAAACCTATAGGAAGCATCtctctattaatttttttacacaGGAAACTTTGATAGATTTAGCCCCTTATgaatctcatttaaaaatacatgcatTTAAATGCCAATTGGGACTTTCTCCAGAGAGCTAAGAATAAAGGTTTTAAAGTGGATTCAGGAAGAAGAATAAAGTTAATGTTTTTATTCCCAAGGTAACAGAATCTTTTCCAGATAATACTGGTATCTGCTGCTATGTCTACTTCTGGTAAACAGAATCATTTCTCCTTAGATTATACAGtttacttttcagaaaaagCACCCAGGTATTCTGACAAGGAAAAAGCCTCTGAAGAATAATCAAACCATATTTTTATCCACTGTATCAATGCTTTGTTGAAACTAAAGGTGTTATATTATTACTACTTTTTGTTTCACTAGTCTTGGTTTCTGCAGCAAGACACTATCAAGAGCACAAGACCACAATGATGAATAAAACTAGCATAGGTAGTAGCATATTATGAAGTCCCAtagaaaaaaggaatattatTTGAAACAGAGATTATACTGATGTTGTTTACTAAGTTCATTTTACATAGATATTTATCACTGAGTTGGAAGAATCCTTTCACTTGGGCTTTTTAAATTATAAGTgtgatgtttttaaattatgtataTTAAATCACATTATTATGTATATTAAATCACATTTGATTTTCAATAGAACAATCATTCACTTTAAATTTTGGATTCTGCAAAAATAGTATGTCTGCTCTGACCTCACATTTTTTgaccaaaaaaggaaaaaaacttcagatttaaaataatagaaaaaattgCAGTTCTTTCTGAGCTTACAAACATGAGATACCTGGAGGTAAGATTACTCAAagaatatttgcatttcttttaaaatttgctttataaTATATCATCTGTCTAGCCTATTTCTACTTTTCAGTCTCTGTAGAACTTATCATAGAAAAAGAtacaaacttttattttttgtattttcatttttttcccttttgttttcaaCATGTTTGTGCAAGCATCATTTATAAGTGTGTGCTCTCTTTTCCTGTATAACCCTGGGAATATAGAAGATTTCTTCAGTGTACCAAGAAACACAGATTTATGCTCATAGGATAAAAGCTAACTGTAGAGGTTAAGTTTGGTTTCACAGGATTTGCCTCTCAGGTTATAATTTCAAAGGCCCAGTGTGCTGTTAGGGCCACAGCTCTTTTTGATGGATAAACCCTTAATAACTTGAGACATAGTAACAGGGGGAAAACTAAGGTTACTACACTGTTCTACTTCAGGTAGTGTGAGATTCACTAAAAAAATTTGCAAGTCAGGGAGAATGTGAAAGCTCAGCTGGCAGTcgatattttttttcctctctgtgaagTCTGCAGCTTTTTTCTATATATAAGCAATCTATTTGAATGTGATGAAGTACCAAGGTTTCACACACTTAAAGACAAGTGATAAATTGAAATGGCATGGCTCTGTTGCTAGTTTACTGCTGAAGTAATCCAAATACCTTTTTAGTTTTTGTTACTGTCAAATTAATTTGTGTAAAATGTGCCAGGAGAGAACTCTAAAAGCAAACCAGGGAAGATAGATATCCCATTATAATCTTCTATTTTAGTGCAAGACCTACTTCAGGCTACAGTACTTCGGGAAACTTCAAACTAAAACATAGATGTAAAATAAGCCTTTCATACAAACATATTTGCATGCAAATGCAAATATAAATGATCAAGGCAGtatgtttattattttcttttttaagaataTAGTTCAAACATGAGATGAATGCTACAAGATACATACAAGATCTTCTTCTACTTTTATGTGAATTGCATCTTTTTCTACACACATTGCAAAATACATGGTTTTGAAGAAATTTGGAAGGGAAGAGTGAATATTATATGGGGGAAGAGATATGAGTTTTTTGATACGCACTTTGACTTATGTACTAAAATCCATTTTTTGAACAAGCTTCCACTGTGCAAACATACCTGTTTATACTGGTATGGGCACAACTAATGGGGCTAGTAGTGCACTCAGCAGTATAAGGAAACGATGTAGACTTTAAACATTTGCATTTACCACTGCTGCTTCTTGAAAATGAGATGCTGAGACAACAGAAAAGTTCTTATGGAAGATCTACAGGAAAACTATCTCAGGGAACCTAACAGTAGGAAGATGTAAGACAGTTCTGAATGGGATCCATAATGACAAAAAGGCATTTCTTCTCAACTCACGGGATTAAGTGTAAAAAAAAGATTTGAGCCTTCTTTAGCATATTTTGTCCTGttcaaattaaacatttttcatttaaaaactaaTTGCTTTGTAATACTATCAAACTCTTTACTTGAAAATACAATGGTTTCTTTGAAAACTGATGTGAACAAAAATTCACTCTGATATTACAAACATTTTAATAACTATGAAAATTAGATTTAGGCTCTGCATGGTTCCACTCACTAAGTATAATCAGATCTTAAATTAACTAAGGAATGTTTTGAACTGTGACCTTATGCCTTCATTGATGCATGCAGAACTCTAAAATTCGTCTACAAGACATAAGACTTTACAGCATATTTGAGTACAGATATCATGAACATGAAACTGTTTCTTAAGTCCTGTATTACAGGACTTACCATAAAACAATACAAAcctgagagaaaacagaaaacaatacACACCTGAGCTTGTCAAAGGGGAGTGTTATATCTCTTCACAGCTTGAGGATACAGAGAACACAGAAGTTGCAGCAACATCAGAACTTTTGGAGGAGCATGCCTAATTTCACTCCAAAGTGCACGTTCATTTTTTTTACTATTCAGTCTGGAAGAGTCATACGGGTATTTCTGACTTATCCTATGCATGGAAACCTGAATTAGCAGTATTTTGAAGAATAAATTTCAATTAGTATCTCATGGTTGTCACAGAATTATAAGAGTCTTGAAAAAAATGGATCCTGGAATGCCTGTGTCTAATTGCTAAAATTGTAAAAATCATCATCTGGTGTGCTCTTTCTACCTGGCAAAGCCTCTGAAATGTGAAGGTGATTACATTAGGTGGAGCTATAACCTGCCAAGGAGTAGTCATGGAGAATTTTGTAGGTTGTCACTTCTTCTGATCCCTCTCCTTTTTCAGTGTATTACATCTTGTTTTGGTCATAGGCTTCCCCTGGCTGTCACTGGAGGTAGTGTGTGCAGGGCCAAAATTCAGTGTTGGATACCAGTTTCACATCTGTTACAGAGTAGTCCAGAATCTGTTATTTTGGCATCTAGATGATACAAATgctgtttttttaataagttgCAAATTAAACCCaaattttaatttgcataatatataaatatgtgaATATGTTTGGGCATAATACAGAATTGAAAATACTAAACTGCTGAAATGATAGTACTTTTAaactttctgttatttcttttgTGCATTTTTAGTGGAAGGAAGATGAGCTTTTGGCTTTAAATTTTCTGACTGGCTAAACTACAAAAAGCTGAGTCCTGCTAAGGTgatccaaaagaaaaattgggAAGGTTTGTAGCTCCTTGCTTTCCAATCTTGGTTGTGTACCAAGTCAAAGCTATATTCTACAAATAATAACCTTGGCAGCATTGACTAAAGGTTTTAATAAGCTCTAACCCCTTGGCTCAAGTACCCCCTGATATACATTAATCCAATGGCTGTAAAGCAGTCATTGTGGGGACCATTTACTGTACTATTAAGAAACACCATGGAGTGAGTCGTCCAGAAGATATCTGGTAAGTCATTTTACCATCATAGAATactgaaagactttttttttcttattaagtTGACTGAGGCTGCACAGATTTTTATTACTAAAATTGCATGACTTCCACCAGAAGTGGAAGTGCTATTTTGCGGAATGatagattttttccttcctttctttcttcctcattCTTTCTAATTGTTGATCAATGATCCATGATTCATATTGCAAATTATTCATCATGTTCAGATTTATATCTTTGCTAGGAAAGAAATATCAGATCTTGTCATCACATCATATTAATGATTGTGGTTTCCTTCTACTCTCATTTCAACAGGTGATATCTCACTAATATGAGGTGTACAAGTAAACAACCTCCAAAGCTTGTAATGTGGTCTCCCAGTTTCAAGAAGATATATTGCATGGAAGAAGAGACAGCATTGGTATAAGCCCTAACACATACACATTTCAGAACAGCATTACTTTAAATTATATTGGGATAGATTGCCTGAATGAAAGCTTGCAATTAGAAAATGTGATACTGAGTAACAGATCTTGGAGCTTGCAGGCATTGTTATCAAGGGTCACAATCAAGAGTTTTCATGGGACTTGTTCTCATGACCACAGAGGTCTGATGATCACATGATAGATTCCTGTTTTGCACCAAATGCaattaaacacattttcaatAATTCCAACAGGACGTACATCATAGAGACATAAATGATGCATATGTGAAAGAGGAAGCTCTATGTGTTAACTACAGAGGAACTATCATGGAGTTATTGTGACTTCATGCTGCTCCTAGTACCAGTTTTCCTATTATACACAACTCTTTACTAAATTTTCGGACTGACAAGAGAAGAACTAAAACTGTGCTGTTTCCTGAATCTGACACTGAGTTGCAGGAGCTCTTAATTAAAATCTACATAAAATTTCAAACCCTAATAGATGCTAATCTGCAGTGCCCAAATCCTCAGAGCAAGTAAATTAAAAGAACTATACCCAACTTTAATTAACATTATCTCAAATACCAATCAAAGGAAGATGAATATATTTTATGATTTGTTTTGCAAACATATTTGCTACTCTGTTAGTAGACATTATCCTTCTCATCAAATGTAACATTCTATGGGAATTAACtctgaagaattatttttacttgtCTCTTCTGCAGTGAAAGAGAGAACAAATAACTTTAAAATTCTGATATCAATCTCAACATTTCTCTGACAAGACCATGATTATGTTCAACAGAAAACTATTTCTGTACTTTTATagtttgaaatttaaaaacaaataaataaatctgtccataaaaattatttttcaaaaagagCCCACACAGTTTGGAAAAGGCTTTGATTGCTTGGATAACAATcaggaattaaattatttaacagcaaaagttctgcttaattaaaaatttaatatattACAGAATTAGCTGTCAACACTAGAATCAGCAAAATTATTCAGCTTGAACTGGGGTGCTTCATTTGTTCTTTCAAAATAAGAGATGGAGAAAGACACAACCTAACACGGGAAGCAGTCTGAAACATGCAGGTCCTTGACTTTATTAAGAAGATCCTATAGACACgaaatatataaaaacaaatgtttgcaAGGTCAGGATCCTAGTCCAAATCAGAAAATCAGATTTAGGTcaaattaaatacttttatttggTCCATAACATATCTATAAAGTTTGAAGTACTGCTTAAAACAAAAAGTGTTTGTTGCTAATATTTGagaaaaatttttcttctccactCCTGGACTTTAAACATGGCCAGGTTAGGAAAATTCATGATGTCTAGTATATTTTCCAAACTACTCATTTTAGAACAGATGGAGTACAAAACAGAAAGGTGTGCAAAGAAACGTTTGTACAATCTAAAATGCAATTTGATGCCCTTGATAATCCTCTGAGAGACTGCAGCAATAGAAAAGTAAATTTACtattttctgtctcttgatAAATGGGATTCCATCAGTGTTAACACATAACTTTTGACAGTTTACTGTCTTATGTGCTAAATAAAAGAGTTTACTGacaaaatgaaaactattttcCTATATGCACAGACATATAGGTAGGAAGGGACATCTGGAAATCACCTTGTCTGACCTCCTACATGGGAGGACTCCACCAGCTCAGATTGCTCAGGGCTCTCTGGGCAGACTTTTTTACTATCTCCAAAAATGGAGATTTTCCTAACTTTTTCAATACCCAATGCATGACTTTGccataatgaaaaaaaaaataacaacaaataCCTTAATGTCTGGTCAGAACTTCTAGTGCTGTGCCTGTTTTCTCTTGTCCCATGCCTCTGCATCTCAGAGTCTGGGCCTGCCTTCCCCCTGAGGACAGCTGGGTTCCTCCTTGCAGCCTCCCCCAGCAAGGCTGAGCAAACCCTGTCCTTGAACCTCTACATGTGTGCTACAGGTCTGTCACAGGGACCTTCACTGGGCTTATTTACCAACCCCTCTGCAGGGAACCCCCCAAGCACACTGTCCTGACTGCACGTGCACCAAGGCATGGAAAACATCACCTCCCTCAAAGGATCATACGAGCACTGGTACACTACTCATCATGTTCCAGTAATGTTTTGATTCTAAATGAAATAAACATATACTTCTAAATAAACACATACACTTTGGTTTGCACATTCATTGCCatacaaatacacatttttaaccTTCCAATATGATGTGCAATCATGTAAACAAGGTGTTAGAGTAAAATAGTCTTATTTTAGGATTGGGACCTTTAATGACATGAGTACTTCTTTCACCAAAGCATGTATCTTAACCAAAAATGGAATCAGGTGAATAAAAATTTCCTAAAATTTTGCAAACTAGATTTAGAtcaaaaattaagatttttttttttttttttttttagtaatcaCTGTATGAGCTTTGACAATAATCCATGTTCATGGaagtaaaaatataaagaagttAATACATTAAGTGCTTTTCACCTTAATTATGTCCTGGCAAATCTTAATATGAATGCCAGCATGAATCAAAAATCCCTGCACAGTTAAACTATACATACAGAAGTCAGCAAAGATCCCTTTGTGCCTCTTAtgcattaaaacaaatatttttttaattctatttagACAATACCTTAAGAATCTTGCAGAGATATTATCAAATATAAGGGTATTTCAAGCAGTAACTGGAGAGAGATAGAATTGTAAGGAAACCGATGAAGGAGTATACAGGCTTTCACAAATGATTGTATTTGAATGCAGAGCTGTTCAAATTAGATAAGTAAAAATGATGGTATGATTCTGACAGCTCTCTGATCTCTTCTAATATTTCATTAATgatgaaattaaatttcatcAATACTCTTTCAAcatttttcctggtttatttCAATATAAGTGATGTCCAAATCAGTTGTATGTGTCTCAGACTACCACTTTTTCCAATGGGGttgaaaaattctttaaaagttCTTGCATTCAGAAATactaaatatttgcattaataaTTCATTGAGCTTGAATTTGTTACATAAATTCTGTTCCATAAGCAGAATGACTGAAGCTTTATCAATGctaaataaattacatttacaaTAGAGAAAATTAGCCAGAATGCATAAAATAAGATTTGACATAACTAAGACAAAAAGCAAACTTTTCATTGCGAAAAAATAGAGTAGCCTTAACTGAGAGCTTTTAGTCACATGATAATGGCCATATGCATTGGTTTAAATTAGAGTCAAgctaaatattttacttttcaaaataattagGACAGCTATAGGGGACTTTTTATTCCCTATAATGCAAATTCAGTTAGCCATGATAATTTAATGGACAGTCAGGCCACACAATCTTATTAGCAAGGCtccccttcagcagctcctggagtgaATTGTCATTCTGCACAGAAAAGCCACCATCCCAATTTGCATCTCACATGTAGTATTCTCTCAGAGGGACAAGCATATTTACCCTTCGAGCTTTATTTATCATCAGTCATAACACATAATGTCCTATCCATTTTATTCACCGTAGATTTTTACAAGTTCAAGCTGTGCATCCATGCTATTTACTACTGGTAACTTCATGCTTCATATGCAAAGTCTTTTTTTCCGATTGTAAACAGTTTCACCTACTTCATTTTTGCCAGTAGCCAGAGATAAATAATATGGAATGGCATTGATTGCATATTTGCATTACATATTCTGTTTAAACACAGGcttcatttcttctttaataCCCAAGAGAGAACTAGAAATGTCACTGACCCCATAAGAGTCATGCCATTCTCCAAGGCTACATTTATATAGCAGAGTGAAGGTGCACTGCTGGCAGAAGAAGCAAAAAGATAACAGAAGAATCTGCAACATCTGCCAGCAAGTCAATGTACAAGTCCCCAGTAGATCATTCCGAGCCCTCACTGTCTACTTTGCCATCACTCTCCTCCTCACCTACGT
This window contains:
- the LOC134549372 gene encoding uncharacterized protein LOC134549372 codes for the protein MGEMLSMRVLVLISVVVKIRAGMFDIDTRENMWVTWAKQTKQDSFCLSLATPSNPFRTCLIGVPLTSMAEFKSLTPVRIDPKGDLGPQAAAIARNLRAAGPEPQELDLLGSVPGNYCLVFGRFAVNSSLLIIDEQQLKGHATWLSPHSLLYYNYSEYCNSWVRSVTQLTTAAKRLPPGIFLVCGDRAWSTVPQNSVGGPCYFGKLTLFAPSIHQVLGLPRKAQRVKRSMSQLGPNCKDHVTLWQPPAVISASIFAPGVASAQALTQLKHLACWTGKQINITTKLLSELAEDVSGIRHSVLQNRAAIDFLLLAQGHGCEEFEGMCCMNLSDHSRSIHQQLAQLRDNMKHLVVENTPFDTWLKSWNLTGWIVDLIRFGIMIFIAVIVVLTIVPCLIQCMRKLADRALTSVWIAQKEKGGTVAEFLRYRGHDMLTDTI